The genomic region ACTGCATGCAGTAGATggttttccttcctctctttgcAGCCCACTTCAAACGAGCTGTGAGGATCGCCACGGGCAACGATCTGTCTGAGAACGTGCTGGACACTGTGTTTAAACTGTTCGACATGGACGGGGACGACTGCCTGAGCCATAAGGAGTTCCTGGGTGTGATGAAAGACCGAGTGCTGCGAGGTCTCAGGGTGAGTCCATCcgtcttttcacttttgttcTTGTCCCCAATTTTCCGGCAAGGGTCCAAAAACCAGTCAGTATATTGTGTTCGGGTAAGGGTTCAGATTAGATGTTCCATTTATGCCactaacagtttttattttagcaaaGTTAAAAGTCCTAAATACTGCGATGGTTTTTAACAGGTAGATATCTTCTAGATTGCAGTTCTGTGACATGTGATGGACCCTGTCCTGTCCTCAGGTGCAGAATCAGAGTGGCTTCTCTGGCTACTGGAAATGTGTGAAGCAAGAGACCCTGAAAGGAGCGAAGGAGGCCCTGGGGGGCGCCGCGGCCCCCATCTGACCCACCGTGATCATCCAGGACACATCTGATAGACGATGACTCGTACCACTGCTTACCTTGGTATTGTATAATCAAAAGAAGTGGTGCAAACCGATCAGAAACGTAACCACTTGAAGAAACTAAAGGATTTCCACCACTAGCACATGGTGCGTCTGCCACTCTGTCGGTCCGGTTGTTTACAATCTAGATTTGATTTTTTCACTGATTGGTGCAGTGTCTTGGCCTTTGTGCTCAAATCACGGGTTTTATATTCGGAATGGAAGATCACTTTTAAATTACTTTGGCACTTTTGCtcacagtgtgtttaaaaagctGATTAGCTGTGCTTTAAGGGCTATATGTTGGCATGGgttttcttcccaccataaagaaatgcatgctgggtaactaggactacagttgaaaatcagccgactggctaacactggcacatttacagaaattatGATTAATGTGCAATGTCCTTCTAAATCTAATCCAGTGGATATTGATGCATTTTTAAGGGCTGTTGTGGGTTTTTCATGTTTGTCAAAATATTTATCAAATAAAGTCTTATAAAAAATGGCAAAGTCTCAACAATGTGCTGCACATCTGAGGTTCAAAAAAGAATGCAGCTATGACTAATAACGTTTGTAATTTATTGTAGAATTGACCTGTAAAGATCACATAAGTAGGTGGGTTAACCATTAAAGATTGATAATTATCTTACCATACATATAATTCAAAAAGTAAATAGACAAAACAAGGTTACCTCTGTGATAGATGAACTAATTAGTGACTGATGCAAAAGTGGATACACAGCTACAATAAAATTACACTGAGCATGAAGCCATCTTTGGTCTTCGCATCActataaacaaatacatagaAATTTGTATTGTATCAAAAATAGAAATTACATAGCCATATTGAAAGTaaattcacatttttgacatacaatgtAAGGAGAATACCTAAGAGACATATTGtgggattacatttttttttgtcaatactTGGCTTTAAGGACCCGATGGTTTGCCACATTTTGAacattcatttagttttttgaagAATTGCATGAGCCGGTCAGCCACCTGTACGTAGGACAGTATGCAACACGtagaacaaaaaacacaaacgaaAGACAAAAATAGATTGTCGTTCCTAAAACAAGCATGTGCTTTCTAGTCTGGGCTTTGAAAGCGAGGCCTGGCGAGAGGCCTCGTCTCACTGGACAAGGAGACACATTTGGTCGGTTTGACGCTGCAGACCCGGCCTTCACAGGTGAGCCGAGCCCCAGGGACGGACATGCCCCTCTTCTCAAAAGTAAGTCTTCTTGTGTCTTTagttgaagatgtgtgtgtgtgtgtgtgtgtgtgtgtgtgtatagctgTTCTCCTGGGGTTCAGAGTTCTTCTCTTCTCAGAGGCACACATGAACGGCAGCCAACGTGGACCTCTGCTCGAGAGAATATGGGAAGTGCTTTCAAAGTGTTTGACCCactgtagaaaaagaaaagaaaaatgtgtcaagatttgtttttttagggtaCATTTGTTGAATCCAGGTTTAGTTacctgaataaataatgtaggCCTGATTGCACATCATGCTTTAAAGCTCTGTCGCATTTGACTGTAGGCGGGACCTTTTTTATATGTGGTCTATGGGATGTCTGCACGTCttgaaaagtctaaaaaaaaagcatagcaTACGGTTTCCTGatcttatattatatttatataaatgtttctgtatttggCTGTTGGGAGGCGCCGTCATGCATCTATAAATTACTTATGAGACTGCTGCTACGGTGGATTGTGCACTCAGGAGTTTCAGTCAGAAAACTGCTGCTAGCTGCACGATCCAGGAGGCTCGTCGACTCAAAGGTTTCATCTTAGTGAAGTTAATTGAACGGTTAATCCATCCGTCAATTGTCTTCCCCTCATCTGGGTCAAGGTGAGTCTTCAAAGTATTATGTACAGCAGGGACGTACAAGCCTGACATTAATGTGTCAATCAATTCCTCAAAAGTCCTACATTAAaaccctcatattgtccttgGTTCTCATTGATCAGTTTTCTTATAtcaattctttttaattccccaaaataacatgattgattctacacaacactctttggcaagtacaaatctctactttcattaattttagggtgtgttattaaattttatagcatttgaaataacggtaagacaacacaagggttaactttgGGGGGGCCTAGGTGTGATATTAGGAAGCGTGTGCTACATCCAGTCCCGTGGTTAGTTGACAACACTGTAccacatagaaaaaaaatcaaagctgAGAATGTGAGGCTGTTACATAACATGGACAATGGGAGTGAGCTGCAAGATGGTGAACATGAcacaacaatgtttattttatcccccccccccccgttcttCCAAAGCAGCTGGTGAATTGTGCATTGAATCAGAACTCTAGAGGTGTCTGACACCACGCCAGCCTAAGGCGAGACACTACAGGCATTAAGACTATTCTCTTCTGTATTCCACGTTTTCTGAAAGGTTTCAATTGAATACGCAGGCAAGGCATTACTAAATAAATGTGTGCTAATTTgcaaatttgtttaattttgttgacatattagaGCAAAAGGTTTTTGCTGAGTGAATTTTGGATCTCTTTATGACtccataaaacagaaaatagccATAAAAATGTCTTCCCTCTGTAAAAACCTTCAGTGCATAGATAGGGATGAAACTACAAAGTCTGGTGTACTGAAGTGGAGTTTTCTGTCTCagactacaaataaaaaaaacttatggATACAAAGATATGCATTACAAAAttccatatatatttattgtttttgcctGTAGTGCGTGGTCTTAATTAAAGGGCTGATCATGTTCAAATTCCATAGATTCTATATTTTATAGACAGtaacaaagtgtaatgtttctATAGACTTACACACTGAGAAAATGACGTTATTCTATTACTATGTGGGGCTTCCAAGTCCATGTTTTAACGTGCACTGTAAACACaagatgaggggggggggggattatttCTCAGGCTGAGGAGGTAAAGTTATTAGAGATCATGTTTCTACACGTTTGTACACAAAGCAAATTATTTACAATGCTAACTGTCTTCTGTAGTTATTATACCACTGAGCCTCTGTGTTCAATGTGCTGCCTGTGGGATCCTGGGTAGGTACAGTGGACTTTATGTAATGCTCAGCATTACATAAGGGATGGACAGATTATTCACTTAGACCCCTCTCCTGCCAATGAttttgaaaatgacttttttcccctttgtaTATCCTGTTGTATAATTTGGAGGATAGCCTAGGGGGCAACATCTCAAAATGGACCTCCTCAGCTGATTAAAAACTCCAGATATGgaaataatttagaaaaaaaaaatcaataaaacaaagataagCTTTTCTTTCcgtctgcattttttaaataactcttTAAGAACCATAAATAAGTATGTGAAGTGaatttttccaaaaaataaaaaggattcaagTTCATAGACTTAATTTAATACCAAGGTAACTATCTTCAGAAGCACATCACCGAATGTTGGGTCATAAAGTTACTTAGACCTCAGGCTAGGGTTGAATTGCCTCATTTCAGAAGGGCTGAATAAGTCCTGAATATGAATTAGGACTTATGCTAACCATGAATTATGTTTCTCTATTGACCGGGCTCATGAAGCGGGGGATAATGTACACGAACAAGAAGAAGATGTAACGTATTACTTAAATTAGTAATGCGGACATAAAATGTTAAGCGGAGTCAAAGCTCAataaaaaataccatatttaTTAAATAGTGTTTCTCATTTGCTACTCCACATTTCCTTTTGAATTTAGATGATGGTTGATACATTTAAtctgctttctcatctttaAAATGCATTGGTAAAGCTGATTACATACGGTCCGTGCCCCCCCTTCTGCACAGCTGCAGCCCTTGTGTTCACTGAAAAGAAAGACGCTCGACCATGAAGTACAAGAAAAAGCGTGTTTCTCACCGTTACCTTACCATTCAACACAACAGGGGGAGATGTCAAGGGTCGCTCTCCTTCTTTACTGTCACGTCTCCATCTCCAGCCAGGATGGTGGAGATCTCTCCCTGCATGAAGGCCCAAGGCACAGAGGATCCAGCCAGGGGACAGCGCTCTCCACTGGGGCAGTACACCTCCCCGCCTTGGCCTTGGCTGCGGATGAACCCTCGGGTACAGGGGAAGCAGAACTTGTGGTGCGGGACAGAGGGACACTGGACAAAATGAGTGTCTTCCAAGCGCTCTCGGCAGAGGGTGCAGCAGAGCAGAGTGCCCTGAGCACTGCTTGTAGACTCCCCTGCACTGGTGTTGCTGCTCTGACCCACCGCACTCAAACCCTGCCCCAAGGCTGCCTGGGAGACTGAGGTGGAGGCAGTGGAGGGGCTGCTGCTGGTGGGGCGCCCAGCGGAGGAGGAGTGGGCTGTGGACATGCTGGGGCTATCCCTGGCCATCTGGCTGGAGCTCAGGCTGTCTGCGACTCCCATGAGCGCTGAGATGGGCGAGGGCTGGCTGTGTAAACGGGGTGGGCCCTCTTGGGTCGTGGCCATGCCAGGAAGAGGTTCCATGCCTGAGTAAGCACCTCTGGGCCAGGGCTCTCTCACTGGGTGATCAGACCTCCCTTCGCTCTCTCCATTCTCAGAACCCGGAGAAGCCTTGCGGCGCCGAGTTGTGCTCTTCGCCGGTATGGGGCGTCCGGCTGCAGCCATAGGCAAACCTGAATCTGACTGTGGCAGAACCTCTGGAATCGGGGGCTCTTTAAACATCCGCACACCATCATTCAGCAGCTCAGACAGCCCGCGCCAGTCTCCAGTGCCTTGCCGCTTCTCGTATTCCACGTAGCGTAACCCAGAGTTCACCGCTTTACCTGCATCTTTGGCTGAGTCACGGAACATCTGCCTGACCAGGTCTGGAACTCCTGAGTAGATCATCCCAGTGCCGACAGGATACTCCACAAACACCTTCAGCTCAAAGTCTGGAGTAGTGCTGGCATCAAAGGCCAGAACACGACCCATCAGGTTATGGTCTTTCCTGAAACGCACATTAAAGGGGACACAGCTGCTAAGACCCACAAGCACATCCCGGACTGCTTTGGGACGGTTTGGCCAGCCTTCAACCCTACTCCGCGTCACCTCATTCAGTTCTGCCATCACTTCATTGTTCCTCCACACTGCAGAATCTATACCCACCAGAGCAGAGGTGCTTGCGCCCACACCCAAGGACACCACCTGTCTTCTGCCAGTTTCACCCATTATGGGGCCAGCTGAGACTGCAATTGGTGTGGCCCCAGCCCTGGAGCCTGATAAGGGGGCTAAAAGCCCATGAGGGGCTGCTACTAGCCCCTGAGCTATCAAGGCATGGGATATAGTGCCATGGAGACTGGGGACTGCCCCAACTATAGCCCGACGAGTGTTTGGGCTCTGTCTGCTGCCCTCTGACAATGACACATCTTCAGCTCTGTGCAGGCCATTAGGGAGGCGAGCAGACACCCCATACTCACCCCTCCCCCTATCTAGACGCTCTCCATGCTGCCGCCCTGCATCAAGGGGCCCAGCCGAGCTGGGTTTGCCCTGCTGTGGTCCGGGGGACCTGCCGTCTAAAACTCCGTGCGTGCTCTTCAGTTGCCGCGCAGTCTCAATGAGGAGCTCTATTCTGTCTGCCCCGTCGTAGTTGACACATCCCCGGCACACAGCCTCGCTGAACTCCCACAGCATGGCCCAGGGCATCTTGGGTAGATCGCAGAGGTAGCACCACTGCCGTCTGGAGGAAGACTGCGAGGCGGAGGACATGTTGTTTACAGGCCCTCGACCAAACTTTCTTCGGAGGCCTACACGTTACGGTCTACGTTTTTCAGCAATTCTTCAATTCTCAGACACCACTCGCCACATGCCGCGCATTTTCAGATGGAAATAAAACGGAAAGTAAGCTCACAGCGCGACTGTTGAAGACCGCATTTAAAAGTTAGCGACGTCTTCTTTCTCGATTTGTTCGTGTCAGTCTGTGTGGAAGGAAGTAAAATGTTATAAGACACCGGAAACACCTACGCGACTGAGCCGCGGGGCACTttgggagttgtagtttttgtcTACGCTTGCTGAGTCATGCCAAATGAGTTTTCCCTTGCAGAGGATATTAGATGTGATGTcgataaaatgtttaattggaTGACCCTTGATGTTAATACATTTGccaaataatttcttttttgcacATCTTCTACAACAGTGTTATATTTTCCTCTGTACAAGCTTCCTTGGTTTGCGGTTGGCTGGTGTGCGCACACAATGAGAAAAAGTAGTGCGTGCCATGGCTGACATCAATACTGTTCAGCGgcttaaccctcttgttgtctaATTTGATCCGTTTTAAAAGTCTCTACATCAaaaatttgggattctttctTGCAAGTTAAACGAAGAATCAGTTAactactttattgaattttgggttttttatttcccccaaaaaactttgacaaattatatataaaaattaagtttcttgaccatgaattgGTAATATattggtgttagtgatgtgGACAGTAGACAGATGGTGgtgttacaaaaatgaagaaaatgttaaagaaaagcatcaaaaaatgtgttcattttcagttttgacctgggaggacaacaccaCGTGACAGGGTGGGGAACTACCAGCCTTCAGAGTACTGTCATCAGACAATATGTATTAGCATTGTGACAGGCAGGGGTCTAAGCTGTAATAAATGAACCAGTGGCAAGGAGTTATTCATTGATGgacatatttacatttgaaacaggaggtaattattttaattgagTAATCACCTTTGTACCACGTGGTGTGAGGATTGGTTGTATGTTTCAGTAAATGTGCCAATAAATCATAGCTACTGGCTGCTATGAGAACATACTTATTGGAGAGGCTGGAATGATAGCTACATAGaaatactgaaaaaataaaaatggtcaaCTACCTGTAGTGAGTTAGAAACCTGTTCCTACTCTTGAGAAACCGATTTGTGTACTTGACTTAAACTGCTGGTTGATGGAGCAGGAAAGTAAGTGTAATActtattttaatacaaataGCTCCCTGCAAATATTCTGGAAGGTTGGGATTGTTAACATGTCAGCTTACCTCCATTCCCTTTAACATAAAGCTGGTCCTGAGGCTTGTCAAAATGATGTGGTGGCCTGACCACATTATGAGGCTCTGCCTCCAGATACAGGATCCCACTGCAGGCCAGAACATTGATgagaacaaaggaacaaatgCCCACTTATTAGACTCTACTAAAGCTTTCAGCTTCATCTCATGGCCTTTTCCTTTGTCCGCATAGTGTTCCTGTAGTGTAGACAGATATTAATCTTCAAAAGGCCATAAGATGTGGCTGAAAGCTCCAGAGAAAATCTACTACCGCACCCGGAGTTGGTTTTCTCTGTCTAACTACTTGTTTCAAGGTGAAAGAATGATCCTTTAAGGTCTTTAACAAATTGGTTTATGCACATGTGCAACATACAACTTACTTTTGAGAAAActatgttacatttatttttttactgtatatggAGAAGGGTAATGTTACAAGTACACCTCAAATGCATGCAGCAAACAAAGAATCAAAAAGATAGTGAAACAGCACCAAATATACTGTGGTCCATAGGTAGAAAAGAAGAActtatttacagttattttggatGTGCTGCTAATAACATGCGTAAcactgaattatttaaaaacatttatgtgtatattaattaatttgtctTTAAACTGCTTTAATTAATCTAGCACCTGTGAATACAAATTGTAATACTGAAAATACTGCAGTGCAGGTCTGAGTACAGATAAGGTGTGTACTACCTGTGTGTACAGATCCAAGCTGCCCAACTCAGGTATGTGGAAACTGAAACAATCAACTTTAAGTTAATAGAGTAATTCCAGCCAAAGTAATATTCACAGTACTGTTTACTAAAAAAAGGTCACCTTGACATTCCCTGAACAGATAATCATCTCCCTCATGTCTATCAGCATATGGAAGGCACCCTAAACCACGTCAGTACACACACGTCAGAGCAACTTTCCTCCAGAAAAATACAGCTGCTTCTCTTTCTAAGACCTTGCCAATCAATGTTTTATTACTTCCCCAGAAATGGACATGGAGGTTTCCTTGTCGAGAGTGAAGACATTATGAAAGGTGCAACACAAACAATCTTTGAAGATGTGAATGCTAGCTGTATATGTATTCACATGATGTTACTGTtcacttgatttaaaaaacaaaaacaggtttgCACCGAATATCTTTTTTAGGgtagttgggggggggggggatcattCAAATCATAGTGTTGTAAATGTAGAAAACAGCTGATtgacaaacaaaaagtaaatcATACAAAAAAGTTTAAGTAACATGTTCTAAAGCAGAGTTCTGGTTTTTgtctgattacattttatatgatGTGACAACAGAACGGCAGTGAACtctatgcaaacacacaaaacattgaaatggTTAGAGAGGAGAGTATTTAGTTGGCATTGTGTGTGGTTGAGAAACACAACTTCAGTGTGTAAGGGTAAGGTCCACCTGTGTGaggggaaaaacacattttaaagacaaaaggtaaagactttcaaatgtacagtatattgtaaaaACTACATTGCTAGCGTTTGAAAAACCATGTTGGTATGTTAATGTCACAAGAAGAAAACTTACTAGGGTTTTTCATCTGGAAATGGTTAATCAGTGCTAGGGCTTCCATGGCATCGTTGATGGATTCCCACTCCAGAAGGCCAGATGAACTTCGCTCACCTTTTGTGCCACACAAGACGACATGATTACATTACCATAATGGATAATACTTAACTGTGTGTTCATGCGTTAAACTAAAGCTCTTTATAGGTTTTAGTAGCTCAGTAAATAATATGTATGCTGCTaaaatttattttctatttcaagTTTTATACACATGAGCAATTCCTTTAGAtcccatttttaaatgattgttagcaaataaaactgcatttaGAAAAAGAGTTGGGGATTAGTGTGTAAGAATCTTTTGGTTTAAGGCCTTTTTGGGTCTTTACTtcactatttttttaaaatatagaaGCCAGATATATATGATATTATTCATTGGACAAAACCAATTTATAATATAAGCCTGGCTGTAATCCAAGTTACTCACTCTTTCCGGTAAAAAGTTTCACACTTGTGGGGctctttatttccagttctTCACAGACCTGGACAGAAAGACCAGTTTCAGTGGATATGTTAGGTTGTGGAAAATGTACACGTCCCAGCCTCGGTTAGCTTTGCTTACCTGGTTGAAGATCTCTACAGAGATGTCCGGCTGCGCGTTGAAGAAGTGGAGGACGTTGCTGGGGTGCTGGATTCGGTTCTTTGCCGCCTGCTCTGGGGAGGTGAATCGGTTGTTGCGGGATCCGTGGAAATCTTTGAAGCTGCTGGTGTTGTCCTCTAACTGGTAGCACTGTCCTGGCACAATGGCCTGCTGCTTGGACACACTGCCAAGGAAAGAGAGCCAGAGGTCGTGCATCTATATCTGGCTCTGGACCACTGCAGTAGTCCATTGTAATGTGTTATGGTAGTTTGGACAGCTGCACTTACCAAACGTTGAGTTTCTGTCCAAAAAGGAAGTTGTTGTTGAGGTGAGTGATCGCCCTGTCCACAGAGTAACAGTCTCCCATCTCCACCATTGCTGCTCCAGGCTTACTCTTCATGAACTTAAtctgaaaaggaagaaaattcTCCTGCTGACTCGCACACACTACTGCTGCAAGTAAGGATCCTCTTCATTAACAATTCATTTATCAACTGGTTTCTTAAGTGATTAATCATTTAGcctttgaaatgttaaaaaacaaagtaaaagaaatgtcattcaCAATATCACAGCGGtcttcagattgtttttttctaacagtCTACAATCTTGAGATGTTCAATTTACTACCGTATCGGCCCTAATAGAAGACAACGCCCTCGGTTTCAAGACTCTTTTTGCAATTTTTGGAAAAAGACTTTTTGAAAACCAGATCTTGGTTTTTATAAAGACAATAATTGTATTCAGAAATAAtgatattaaaaacacattcatgttgAATAAACCAAGAtaggctgttgtttttaacatcttttaaattaaataatgttttcaatgtcttttagataaaatataataatatttgtgAATGAACAATTTATAGTGTTTAccctttaatattttaaataaactctATTATTGGTAGGCCTATATCTAATACCAATTAGGTTATTGATCTCATAGTGAAAGAACAACCATGTCCAACGTCTTTCTAGTGACAATGTAGTGTCTGATGGTGTGTGGCGCCCCTGCACAGCTTCAGCAGCATCCCCAGACAGACGCATGGACAGATATACTGGTGGGGTTTTGTCCCGAGGTGTCTCTAGACGCCATAATAAAAACTCAGCGCTTCACTTTACATTGACTGCGTCGGGTTGGATTCgtacataaaaaacagaatgCCTTGCGGTTACTACTCTCCTGTTCAGAAAGAAATATGCAGTTTAAGCTGCAGTTTACTCTCACTGTCGTCCATCCCATGTTCTGGTACCACCGTTGTCCTCGCTGTTTGGTACCCTCTGCTGTTGTGAAtatatattgacatttaaaagtCTGGAACCTAAATATGACGACACCACTTTTTCAGGCGTATTTCCAAGAAAAAGTCTTATATTCGGGCCAGTACGGaagttatttaatatttgataGTTTTCctggaaaaatgacaaatgattagttgtcaatttcttttccaTCAATCAAACAATCGTCTAATTATCGCAgctctacaggaaacatttgatgCGGGTGAACTAACTTAAGTAGTGGAATTTGTTAGGATTCTAACTTCAGTAATCACGATCACTCAAACAAATCCGTTACATTTTACTGATGCAGCATCAACTTTTGATATCAGATTGTTAATGCTCCAAGGGAGTTTGGTTAGCATCCTTTCACTCACCCTCTCTACGTTTCCGTAGAGGCAGAA from Etheostoma cragini isolate CJK2018 chromosome 13, CSU_Ecrag_1.0, whole genome shotgun sequence harbors:
- the LOC117955797 gene encoding interferon regulatory factor 2-binding protein 1-like; this translates as MSSASQSSSRRQWCYLCDLPKMPWAMLWEFSEAVCRGCVNYDGADRIELLIETARQLKSTHGVLDGRSPGPQQGKPSSAGPLDAGRQHGERLDRGRGEYGVSARLPNGLHRAEDVSLSEGSRQSPNTRRAIVGAVPSLHGTISHALIAQGLVAAPHGLLAPLSGSRAGATPIAVSAGPIMGETGRRQVVSLGVGASTSALVGIDSAVWRNNEVMAELNEVTRSRVEGWPNRPKAVRDVLVGLSSCVPFNVRFRKDHNLMGRVLAFDASTTPDFELKVFVEYPVGTGMIYSGVPDLVRQMFRDSAKDAGKAVNSGLRYVEYEKRQGTGDWRGLSELLNDGVRMFKEPPIPEVLPQSDSGLPMAAAGRPIPAKSTTRRRKASPGSENGESEGRSDHPVREPWPRGAYSGMEPLPGMATTQEGPPRLHSQPSPISALMGVADSLSSSQMARDSPSMSTAHSSSAGRPTSSSPSTASTSVSQAALGQGLSAVGQSSNTSAGESTSSAQGTLLCCTLCRERLEDTHFVQCPSVPHHKFCFPCTRGFIRSQGQGGEVYCPSGERCPLAGSSVPWAFMQGEISTILAGDGDVTVKKESDP